In Anaerotignum faecicola, the following are encoded in one genomic region:
- the dmpG gene encoding 4-hydroxy-2-oxovalerate aldolase, with translation MEKRKINIVDTTLRDGSHAVSHSFSPEQAAKIAGGLDKTGVDIIECAHGDGITGSTINYGFSKYNEMDLIKSVSGVVKNAKQAILLIPGIGTIEDMEEAYENGARVVRVATHCTEADVGIQHIKAAKKMGMMAVGFLMMVHMAEPEKLLEQAKIFEAAGADYINLADSSGYLLPQDVTSRVGTLAEGLNIPVGFHAHNNLSLAVANSIAAVEAGATYIDATCRGLGAGAGNTQLEVLAAVFDRLGYNTGLDMYGLQDIAEEIVEPIMHRPQVIKTAPLMLGYAGVYSSFLLHTYRAAEKFGLNPRDILVELGKRRMVGGQEDMIVDVAYQLAKEKGV, from the coding sequence GGCGGCAAAGATTGCCGGCGGGCTTGATAAAACGGGAGTCGATATTATAGAATGCGCCCATGGCGACGGCATAACGGGTTCAACCATTAATTACGGCTTTTCAAAGTATAATGAAATGGATTTGATAAAGTCTGTGAGCGGAGTTGTTAAAAATGCAAAACAGGCAATCCTGCTTATACCGGGTATTGGAACTATCGAGGATATGGAAGAAGCGTATGAAAACGGGGCCCGTGTTGTGCGCGTTGCAACGCACTGCACAGAAGCCGACGTAGGCATACAGCATATAAAGGCCGCCAAGAAAATGGGCATGATGGCCGTGGGATTTTTGATGATGGTACATATGGCGGAGCCGGAAAAACTGCTTGAACAGGCCAAGATTTTTGAAGCCGCCGGGGCGGATTACATAAACCTTGCCGATTCGTCGGGATACCTGCTTCCTCAGGATGTAACAAGCCGTGTCGGAACCCTTGCGGAAGGCCTGAATATTCCGGTAGGTTTTCATGCGCATAACAATTTAAGCCTTGCTGTTGCAAACTCTATTGCGGCAGTTGAAGCGGGAGCCACATATATCGACGCTACATGCCGCGGCCTTGGGGCGGGCGCCGGCAATACCCAGCTTGAGGTTTTGGCCGCGGTGTTCGACAGGCTGGGATACAACACAGGGCTTGACATGTACGGGCTTCAGGATATCGCAGAAGAAATAGTAGAACCTATTATGCACAGGCCGCAGGTTATAAAAACAGCTCCGCTTATGCTGGGGTATGCTGGGGTTTATTCAAGTTTTCTTCTTCATACATACAGGGCGGCGGAAAAATTCGGGCTTAACCCGAGGGATATACTTGTGGAATTGGGAAAAAGAAGAATGGTAGGCGGGCAGGAAGATATGATTGTCGACGTAGCTTATCAGCTTGCGAAGGAAAAAGGCGTATAA